The DNA sequence GGCTTGCCGGCTTGAATCCTTCTTGCCATCCGTTGCCGGGTCCGCCGGCGGTTTTTCTCCATTCCGGCGTGTACTCCGTCACCGGCCGGATCTCCATTTGTTTCGCCAGCGGGTGCCTGGTGTAGTCCATTTTTTTCAGCATCAGCGGTTTGTGCGGGTACATCATCAGTATCGCTTTGTCCTGCGGCAGCCGCATGATCTCGTCGTCGGTCAGCAAATATCGTTGCCT is a window from the Dehalococcoidia bacterium genome containing:
- a CDS encoding type IV secretory system conjugative DNA transfer family protein, producing RQRYLLTDDEIMRLPQDKAILMMYPHKPLMLKKMDYTRHPLAKQMEIRPVTEYTPEWRKTAGGPGNGWQEGFKPASPDGFWGL